The following is a genomic window from Miscanthus floridulus cultivar M001 chromosome 14, ASM1932011v1, whole genome shotgun sequence.
catcggccgacatgAAGTCATGTCCTAGTTTGACATCTGTACcttctattggattatccattaagacaaatttttaAAGCcggctgcttggatcggctgttggctttcattattaattctaatgaagcctccttcccatatcttgccaaaagagcattcgaagtctcctagttcccaaaagactggatcggctgttgcgatactcatgGACTCATCAGCACAAACcaactcgacatcatctccatgccattgaatcaaacactgatgcatggtcgatggcacacaacagtttgcatgaatccattcatgaccaaggagtaaactgtatgacccttttccatcgatgacgaagaacgtggtgagcaaagCCTTACCCCCGACTGTTAGttcaacgttcattgccccccgggtcttagacgcattacccctaAAGTCCTTAAGCATTAGGTCGGTCTCAATCGGATCTCCTGGTCCTTTCCCatgtttatgaaaagtggtgtaaggcataagattgatagaagcacctccatccaccaacatcttgttcatcggcttcccatcaacaaaacatttcacatataaagcctttaagtgccaatgcttgactggtttatcaaatatagtctattgtataactgtcaacttagCAATTATCTCCTCAtcctccgattcatcaaaatttgagtaaacttcttgatctgctggagctctgaactctgatggcaatagaaaagccatttgaatattagccgatggttgccttctatcagttgtttgcttagcacgccatacttgaggtttactggatgcctaagcctgttccaactctctattccttaggtgttgcacccttctcttctggcttcttgtcaaacctcccggacaccattgaccttcctgccaaacacattcttcttcattactttcataatcaacctagttttgatcaacaactcattttctaagccgatcatgaacacttccatttttttgaatgtcgatccatgttattatgatgacacacatcttgagcatggatagaccggcgattGGCTTGatattgcctaaactcctaatattgttcgctgcactctagacagttatttttggtaggcaatttcaaaccttcgttccagcaatgtctaaagaaaggacaatcccaatgtgatttagcttgctttctttcatacctctctttttcctgttgacgctggtattcttgctcctctaaccaatgctgataatccttttctttctgtcgctgccatttatttaatagaattcaagatgtaacacatggctttgtcgctccatcctttgacgtttctccctgcacatatcagctcttttgcttgtcgcgacGTCTTCTAATGTCTCTGTatttcatcagccgatatttacatcttgggatcgactgttctagtttctcttgatctagttgatgtcaagaccttagtctttccttcgagcaacctagcatcgaccatgttctgacctcctgggaaaggattatcatcaattttcatcttccgaggtgtatcgaatttaagccttccttgctgaatagccctctgtatatgctgccagaaaactCTACATttattagtagaatgagatgtagcattgtgaaacttgcagaacttcttatttttcaactaatcagggggcaacataacatgattatcgagcaacttgatctgtcccttctcgagcaagaaatcaaagagcctGTCTAATTttatgacatcaaagtcatagctctcctcgactcctcttcccaaggatttggcaccattactgtctttttgccccaattccattcagctacagcaacctcttcctcttcatcgtcctcatagctatcatcaactaaatatggattataaacttcagccattgtggtacttttctagaatcgggtatctctgtgcatattctAGAACTGACAATTGAGCGCTATTGTTTATCCTTAGCCATGTTGCTACCCCTGGTTAAGTTAGATTatagttaatctcacatgtttccctatagatacgatacttggaatacttccagggtgaaagctacagcgatattcgtgcgcttgcggatttatctgtgtgcatctTAAATATACCGACACCATGATCGTCCGATCACCTGTCTTTTCTATAGAGGCTGGCAAAGATCTCAACGGAGAAGTCTCAATTCTTGTGCTTGGCTTATCAAGCACTGGCGAGAGGTGCTGCTAACCACAGCCACCTAGGTATGGCGGAGGCTAAGGCATAGCGCTTGTGCGGGGAGCTTGAAGCTTCCCAGAGATTGAAGGAGGGCATGCTCTGTTGGGAGGCGCAGGCCAGGTCTCGGATCAAGGTTCTGACGTCCTAGGTGGCTGGCCGTCCAAGAGATAGAGCTCACCTCGGCTAGCGCTGCTCAAGATGAACCCGAGTAGGGGTGTCAACGTCTTGAAGCCAAGAGCCAGAAGCTGCGCTCCACCTGTGGCAGTGAGTTCTCTTTTATTCTGCATTGCACTTTTGCCTTGTTGCTATGCCTGGTCATGGACCAATTGTTCTTTCAGGGTTGCATGCAAGGGCACTCTCAAATCATGAGGAGAAGACAGCTGCGAACCAGAAGATGCTAGAGATGGACAACTAGCTCATAGCGCTAGCCACTTCCGGGCAGGCCCTCTGTGATGTCATGCTCAGCGCCGGCCGAGGGAATGCCCAGCTTGTGCTTTGCCTTGATGAGGCCCACCTCCAAGTGGATCCTCTAATTTCTGAGGGGATCCATTGCGACGTTCATACCACCTTGACATCTGTCGGTTCGCACTATGGCAGCGTCGATTTTGATGCTGTTGGGCGAGGATATGCACCGGGGAAGTCTGACAGCGATATCCTTGCTAATGGCAGCGGGTAAGATGTCAGCCGCCTGCATCCGCCGCTAGTTCCAGACTTTTGGTGTATGATGGTTTTTAGTGTGAGTGTTTTGTGTTGTATGAGTGACCTTGTTGTGACAGACATGTTCATGCTTTGTATATATGACGTGTATCTCAAGGCACATTCATTTGTCACTTTGCTATTTCCCCATTTTCTTCTAGTTCGAGCTAGGAATGTGCGCCGTTCCCCTTAGTCTTGTGCGTGTAGGTGCGTGTTTTAGCCTAGGGGCTGGCCCGTGGGGCTGAAATTAAAGTTGCGTGAACCGACCGCATGGCAAGACATTGGGAAAAGGTCGTAGATCTGATGCGATATGAGAAGAAAAGCGAGTAAGGGATGAGCGTTCTCCTTCCTTTCGTTCTCTTTGCCTTGAGCGAGACAGCGCCTCATTCCTTTCCAAACTCGTGCGCGGGTGCTTCGCCTTGCCTTGGAGTTGGTCCATGTGGCTTGGCCGGAGTGACCTTTAGTGCAAATGAGAAGTTGAAGAGCGGGTCACTGATTTGCCGCGGCACGAGATACGATCAGAAAAAACTCAAAATGGGTCACTAGGATGATGATGAACTGTGCTACGCCTCAGGATGCATCTAGGCATTCCTATATATCTAGCCCCCATGAGTGAGTCGTGTCCGATTGCTAGCGCAAGTCGTATCGAGTGACTCAGGAGTCAAGCAACACTTGGATGAAATGTGTGGGTATCATGTTCTTTGGGCTACCCTACAGGTTGGCTCTAGGTTTctatgactatgggcgagcttaCATGTGTATATGGACGTGCTTAGGTACAGAGGCGAAGGTAAATGTTGACGTAACTAACCGATGTACCGGAAGCTGTCGTGAACCTGGTTATCGTTGTTCGGGGCGCGGTGAGTCCCCGAGCGCCTGTTCATGGTGGAGTTGCCATGATCAATTAGTCATGAGCTGGTGAAGGTGCTTCTTTATTGGTTGGAGCGGTCATAGCCAGCATGGGTCGACCTCTTGGGCGGCCTTGGGTCGATCCTTGCCGGCTCGTCGTCCTCAGCAGGCTCGTGAGCCCCTAAGGATGGCTTCTCTGTGTTCGGCCTGTTGAAGTCCACTGCTTGGAAGGCTTGTGCGTGTTGGTGCATGAGCCTTTGTGGcatgatgacatcgtagtcatcGTGTCTTTGTTTCTGGATGTGGTCCTCGCTGTTGACAAAGAGCTAGCGCAACCTGTCATTGCGGAAGCGGGTTCTGAGGGCGACGCAGTTCGGTCCGCTCAGCACGGCGCATTGTGTGCTCAGGGGGCCTGCTTCCTCAGATGCGCGCACCTCCATGTGAAAGATGATAGTTCGCGATGGCATGACAGACAGTTGGTCTGTCACGTGACACTAGACCCTGGTACCAAGCTTGGCCTTGCGAGATGTGGCGCCGGGTAGCCACCTGCTCGCTCACGACATCACCGTGTGGCGACGGATGATTTCGTCGCTCGTGTGCGCCCTGACTCACTGCATTCCGCTAGTGGCGAAGGCGCTGCTCGGGGCGTGGCCCTGCCACCAGATCCAGGCCTCTCACGTGGTGGGCCTAGACGGGGTAGAGGCCGATGATGGGTATTAACCTGTCAGTGAGGACGATCTAATGATTTCCCAAAAGGCGCCGGGGCCATTCCATGCGTGAGCTCGCCATGAGCCATTGGCCTCTAGTTTCCTGGGCAGAAGACCTGGCCATGGCCGGTGATGATAGAGGGTACTGGGCCCCCTGTGTAGGTGAACTCTGGGATGCTGCCGTAGAGGGCAGTTCCGATAGTGTGTCCGCCGTAGGCCATGGGGTCCAGATCTCTTGGATGGACGTCTAGGTCGTGGCTGAAGGCGAACGTGGGTGCTGGCCCTTCGACGCTAGTGAACACATGGTTTTTGTGATGGATGTGGCTGCCGTGGGCCATTCCGTGAGCAAATCAACCAAtggtgcgaggagccatcgcttccttctcaataaATGAGTGGTggaagaatggtggaagaggtaggagtgCTAGAGCTAGAAGATGGACTGCCTGAATGAGAGCTTCAAGAGTCTAGGAATGGTGAAGATTTCTGAGAAGGgtgccctagctgcccttatatagagtccagGGCCAGATCACATATAAAGAAAGAGGTTCTCCCAACCGAGGGgtcgtgagcctaagggaggagacctagctaacttggcttgcaagtaatGCCCCCTTGTGGTGCACGTCTAGATGTGGTTGTTGTCATGGTCCTATGTCCACATTGCGGCATGGTGTGGTGTGGTGCTACAATGCCGTTTGTGGTAGCACTGGGCACGTTGGTGTTTCGCCAGCCGTCCTACGTGACATGGTCTCGCCGTGGCCTTCGTCATTGCCTTCTGATCTTCTAGGGGCATCGTACAAGAGTTGGTAGCCACCCTCGGGCCGTTGGTCGTCTCACTGCTCGCCGTGCTGGTGGCCACGATCGCACACTCTAGAGTCGTGGCCTTCATTGGCTTAGTTGGCCTAAAAAGTCAAGGCCACCGTTGTGGCtccccatcccgtagtgggtggggTCATACGTCTGTCTTGTCGGATCGTATTTGAATGGTGGGTCACCGTACTGGCCGTCACTACTTAGTGGTGTTGTCTTATCTCTGCTGCGTGGCGCAGGGATGGAGTCTAACCAAACCGAGGTAACTGCTGTCCCCTTGGTTCTTGTAGGGTCAGTACGGCGTGCCTGCTCCTGTCAGAGCAGGCACGCTCGGCTGGACTCGATCTCTCCCCTTTCCTCCCAAGGGCTAGGACGGTGGAGTGGTCATGAGACCTCGTGCGACGTGCGGCTGAGGCAAATGGAGGGGTTGTGGCGACCTCCGGCATTAGCCTTCGGCCGGGTCTGCTTAGCTTATACTAGCTGGCGTACCGTGGGTCACCCGAGCGGCTAtctaatcgatgccttgagatactcggggtatcataaccccgacaCAACAATCTGATGGTTTCTCTTGCCACTGCATGTTGCAGTATCGCCTAaaaatacatgtataaaagatGCATATCATTTTTTATcaaaaaccaacatcattatggTAATACCAAATTGCCAAAAATACATACTCCCATAGTCCCATAAAGATCTCTCTTCACTCTTTATTTTCTATGCTAGTTAGGCAATTCCCACGCATATGAGAAGTTGATTTTGGTGTTGTTAACCCAGTAATGTATAATTCTAGAGATAAATCACATATGATTGCAATAAAAAAGGTATCGATATCTTAGTACAATAAAAAAACATCTTTTTGGTGGCACTATGATTTATTTTAGTTAGACTACCCTTTGTTAATAAAACTCCACTTTGAATATACAAGAAAAACAATAAATTCTCTTCGGCAAGATTTTActtttcaaataaatttattatagagAAGAAATGCCTAACTAGAAGCAAACCCCATGCGTTACCGCGAacttttcttaaaaataaatatGTTTCATATATAACATTACTATGGTATTCTGTATATTGTGTCTATATATATGAATTTGGTTTGCATGCTATTTTATTGTATCAGATCTAGTTAAAAATCGGTAAGCTAATCGAAGAAAAACCAATAGAATATTTTATCACATTATAGAAGAATAGGTAATGAaataaatatcatatgtggatgaCTTTACGTTAATAGAATAAAGATTGAAAGTATTGCACATGGCAAAGGTGATATGGACACTTTTTGTAATTAATAAAGCATGACATGGATAGCTTGCATGAAAGAATTTTAAGTTAGTGGGGACACTTATTATGTTATTTTATTGTATCAGATCCGGTAAAAAATCGGTAAGCTAATCGAAGAAAAACCAATATAATATTTTATCACATTATAGAAGAATAAGTAAGGAAACAAATATCATATGTATATGACTTTACGTTAATAGATAAAGATTAAAAGTATTGCACATAATAATTACGACGTAGATATTTTTTGTAGTTAATAAGTGATGATATGGATAGCTTGTGTGGTGAATGACGTGGAGACCTATGTATTGAAGAGATAAAACATCTGCAAGCTGTTTGGTTCACCAGAATGTAACGTAATCAGCTTACAGAAGGTAACAGGTACCGATACTGATATTAGGTACCCTGTAATCCAATTACAACCCATTCATTCCCGATCCCACCCGCCGCCGCTCGAGGCCTCGAGCGCATCTCCTTCCCCCGCGTCTCCGCTCGACTGCAACTCTCCGTCCCGGCGCCTCTGCCGGCTGGAGCTCTCCGTCCCAGCGGAACCAACCTCGCCGGCGACCACGCGCGGCCTGTGTGCCCTCTCTTGCTCCTTGCTCTTCCCTCTTGCTCCTTCCCTCCCTCTCTGTTTGTCACTTGAAAGATCATGTCTCGGCCTTGTCGCCGTCGACCATGCCTCTCAGCCGTCCGGAGAACTGTTAGGAGCTGCACAAGTTTGGTCTTGGTCTTGCTGTTCGGAACTTCTGGAAGCAGATGAAGCGCTAGGCGCGGAGCTTGAAGACAAGCCCTCGGTCCATTACATTTACGGTCGGAAACCAAACAAAGTCAGTAATCGTATAATTTGTTTCCATTTGCGGCGTCTTCTGCAAATTCTCAAACTTTGTTACATGTGTATCCAGTCAAGCCTTCACTGCACACGAAAGTCCGCAGCAGGTCTTGCGTCCACATTGTATCTTTCCATATTATTAATCTGTTCCACCTCGCGACCGTGTAAAAATAGAGCACTGATGACCGTGTACTTGGACGAGCACACCAACTTTTCCAACACGATTTGGACCCAGAGGAACACCTACCTCTACCTGACATCAAAGTAAAGACTTTCATAGGGCAAGGCAACATCTCAAATTCATAGCTGCATCTTTGTCTGCCAAATCAACATCCTAAAGAGAAATAAATCCATCCAAGTCTGAAATGGAGACTGTCTTGTCAGTAATTTTGGGTGAAATCGCCCATCGATCGATTTCATTCCTCATCAACAAATTCTCCAATGAGGCAGCTGCTGCTCTCCCGCCTGATGAAAACCTGCGCCGCGTGTTGATGCGGGTTCACATCGTCGTTGAGGAAGCAGAGGGCCGGCAAATCAGAAACCAAGCCATGCTACAGCAGCTCAAGATTCTgtccgccaccatgtaccgaggCTACTATGTACTGGACACCTTCAGGTATCGAGCTTACCGAGAAGAGATCGGCGAGGATTACCGGCTTGGAACCGTAAGTCACTCTTTTGCCCTCTCTAAGTTCAACCCTGCCAAACGCATTCAACTGTTGTGTGGTGGAAcaagtagtactagtagtcaagGTGAAAAAGAGCTATGTGGAGTGCTTGGCTCTATGGAGATAACCATCACTAACGCGAGTGAGTTTATCATGTTTCTTAATGGCTGTCCTCCCTTGTGCCGCCGCATATACAGCACGTACCTGGTTATGGAGAGGTGTATGTTTGCCCGCCATGTCGAAATGGAGCACATCATAAACTTTCTCATGGAGACGGGCTCTCCAGGCACTCAGGATTTGGATGTCCTGCCGATTGTAGGTCCGATGAAAGCCGGTAAGAGCACCCTTGTCGAGCACGCATGCAACGATGAGAGGGTACGCATGGCCTTCTCCCAGATTGTGTTATTAACAGAAGATGATCTAGATGAAAGGCTTATGACTTCTATGAGAGATGGTGGCACGGTAAAGCATCGAAGTAGTCATGCCTTGGACAACCAAAGGCTTTTGCTTATTGTTGAGCTAAATGGAGATGTTgatgaggctacatggagtaACCTATATTCATCATGCAAAAGGTACGCTGCAAATGATAGCAAGGTCATAATATGCAGCCGGTCTGACGAGATCGCTAGATTCGGACCAGCACCACCTCTCAGGGTGGAGTATCTAACTCAGGAAGCATACTGGTACTTCTTCAAAGCTCTTGCATTTGGAAGTGCAAACCCCAAGGAAGAACCGAAGCTCGCATCTATGGCTATGGAGATTGCGGCGTGCATAAGTAGTTCTTTCATAGCCGCCAACTCGATGGCTCGCATCCTCTGAACTAATTTCAGTGCCGAGTTCTGGCGCATGTGTGTGTCATGGGTCAAAGGAATTAGGCAGAGAGATGGCCGCATATTCGGTGCGCACCCGGTTAGTCCTTGGCAAAACAAGAAACCAGCATATTCTCCAAGAATAAGCAACCCCAATGAGTATGTCTGGATTTTTGACGATTATCAGATAGTTTATGCTCACGATGAAGTTCATCAGGAGATAACACTCCAAGAGGTTTTACTAAGGGATGTTGTACCTCATGGGAACTACAATGTCCTGGTATGGAAATCTTCCATACCACCTCACAGTTGCTGCATTTTTAGATGTGGGGTATACAACAAGGCGCCAAAAATGAGTGTCCAGAAGAAACGTACACATTCCTGATACCAGCCATTGATTTGATTATTTGTATCTGTgtgtcagagagagagagggggttaACATGTCGTGTCTCTAAATGTGATGTGTTATATGTAAGACATACAGACAGACAGACATATAAGATGATCAGTAATCATTTGTCCTTCCATTACAGTATCTTCACCTAACCTTCTACGATCTAACCATATTGCTTGTCAGACTAGAGATTCACCTAACGGTTTTTTATACTGTTCAAATGATATTTGCTAAGGAATCAAACGGCCAGTGAAGATAACAGAAGCAGCGATCCACATCACCGTCTAACATAAGCCGTCCAATTTGCATTGAAAGCAAAATCCATCCATTCATCCAACTACGGCCTTATTTGGACGTAGTCAGATTCGCattaatccacatgtgttaggTGGATTATAATagaacttgaactaaattccatCTAAATCCACTCTAACACATGTGGGTTCATGTGAATCCGAGAACAAGACCTACTACGACAGTCCACCCACGTCTGCCACCTGACTGCATGCCTCCGACTCCCCCTGCCTCCATGCGCCTACACAGAAACGCCTCCGCCCACCTTCAAAAAAGAaaagggttaagtccaatttacaccctccaacttgcagcaaagttcggatttcaacctcgaacttcaaaaccgaacaactttggccctccaactctcgaaaaagttcaactttcaaccttctgggcggttttgcgggtaaacagtaacttttgatattttcgggagcgccgaaattttatattattttttcgagcatcttaacgtcctcaaatgaaacaactcaaaactacaaagttgtagatctcatcgaggtctacaatttacatataaacattatcttcatccgacatcgtattgaagggttttctattttttgaaatttgagtctcatcacgcgataaaatatggtgctgaaattttatattattttttcgagcatcttactgtcctcaaatgaaaaagcacaaaactacaaagttgtagatctcatcgaggtctacaatttacatataaaaattatcttcatccgacatcgtatttaagggttttctattttttgaaatttgagtctcatcacacgtgaaacaattttgtcgcgtgatgagactcaaatttcaaaaaatagaaaaacccttcaatacggtatcggatgatgataatttttatatgtaaattgtagacctcgatgagatctacaactttgtagttttgagttttttcatttgaagacagtaagatgctcgaaaaaataatataaaatttcagcaccatattttatcgcgtgataagactcaaatttcaaaaaatagaaaacccttca
Proteins encoded in this region:
- the LOC136503836 gene encoding disease resistance protein RGA2-like, with product METVLSVILGEIAHRSISFLINKFSNEAAAALPPDENLRRVLMRVHIVVEEAEGRQIRNQAMLQQLKILSATMYRGYYVLDTFRYRAYREEIGEDYRLGTVSHSFALSKFNPAKRIQLLCGGTSSTSSQGEKELCGVLGSMEITITNASEFIMFLNGCPPLCRRIYSTYLVMERCMFARHVEMEHIINFLMETGSPGTQDLDVLPIVGPMKAGKSTLVEHACNDERVRMAFSQIVLLTEDDLDERLMTSMRDGGTVKHRSSHALDNQRLLLIVELNGDVDEATWSNLYSSCKRYAANDSKVIICSRSDEIARFGPAPPLRVEYLTQEAYWYFFKALAFGSANPKEEPKLASMAMEIAACISSSFIAANSMARIL